The genomic segment CGCAGCGTCGTACATAAAACCGTGCAAGAAGAGGGATCCGGACATAAACGCGTGCATcacaagatcgatcgatcagcTTCGTGACAAATTATCGGCTGGAATACCGGAATTCGAGGCGCCACCCATCGAGCCCCTATACCTCAAGCAAATTCGCCTGTCCAGGGGACCGATTGGAGCAAGACTTGACGTCAATCTCACGGATTTGCGGGTAAATTTGTCCCACATCTATCGACAttgctcttttttttacgattgaaagaaatatcgagcTCCACAATCTTgcaagtatataataaaatcgatatgcATCGACTattctaaacaatttttcttgaatactGAGAAAAGGgaaactaattaataaaaaatcgttaccttaaaattgcattaaattgttaataaatttttcttggaaaaaagtTTGGATTTctggatataaataaatgatattttcgatattttctacattttattatcttaggTGTTCGGCCCATCCACGTTCAAAGTTCGAGATCTCAAAGCGGATGTCGAGAACGTGGTCTTCACCTTCAAGGTGAACTTTGAGAAACTCCATTTCCAAGGGAAGTATCAGATCGACGCGAGGGTGCTTTTGCTCAAGTTGACGGGGGAGGGGAACATCACTGGAACGTtcagtaaataaatttctctctttttcttctctttctaaatttaacagtttctttttttcctatttttcattccctgatgaatgtttaatttttcattttttttttttcttctttcaagcCGATTATGATTCAGACGTCGTTTTACGGGCGCGCAAAGTGTACAGAGACAATGATATTTATCTGAACTTTGAGAGGATGAAAGTGAAGATCAGGATTGGCAAAGCACATTTGCATCTTAGCAATTTGTTCGGCGGTGACACTGTTCTTggtaagttaataaattagattctcGATAATGTTAGAAAATCTCATACCTaggaataattcaaattataacttagaataaaaatgatgattgAATTGTGAAATTTGATCAAAAGATTAacgtataatttcttttttttttttaagctgcAGCCACCCATGATCTGTTGAACAACAACAATGCATTATTCTTGGACGAGATCACTCCAGTTTTGGAAACATCCTTGGCGGATCTTTTCACAGATGTGGCAAACAAGATCACAAAATCTTTCACGTATAAAGAACTGTTTCCGGATGATTGAATCCATCCATCTTCACTTTGtcttgtaaaaatttgtacagttgttctattaatttttcaaattcattgctcttataattaacatataatatacagaaattttgtataatcgaagggaagtttttaaattataatatgtataaaatttgtaaagacaattttaacaatttgtaaattttataattaaaggaataatatatatatatatattataaagaaagaaagagagggagagagagaattataaatgtacaatatattttgtacataaagtttgtaaaattatttgtaaaatgttttgaatatagtatgaaaataaaatgtacatttctatgtaatattattatataatattataataaaatttattgaaacatttattcaacttataattaaatctatttaattaaaccaGATGATTGGAATATAATCATGacgaaattaaaagtatagcTGATTATTTTCTAGCTTTTAAAAATCAcactttgtaaaaaaatagaatgaataattatcaatgGTTGAATCAcacagaattttcttttttgataattttaaatgaaaagaatttacaatcacaaaaaagaatatatttctcccataagatataaaaatggaatggagaataataataagtaaatatgaaaaaattaatttaagaatactaagttgattaaaaaattaatatacgatTTACACaacaataaagataattaaagcGAGAATCATCTatccattttcaattaatcgtttataatactattttaatagataatcaATCACACTATGAtgcattttaatacatatcgaaaatattaaaaatagatctaCTATCATTATCGTAAcgatttaattacttataagtacaagaaaaatcgaagaagaagattctcttcttttcaacACGTTTCTATccaatctcttttcttttcttttcttttccttttttctttttcttatcatcAATCTATCCACGTTATTTTCAACATCGAGCAGTACAACACAGAAGtttcaaagtttaattattctttaatatttttaaacacgaaaaatttttttgttccactcaatcatttatcatttttaatccaCCACGttcaattatatacaatatatttcacgTATCtgtgtgaaatattattatcagtaACAACTATTATAATCTATCATCTCTTCTCCAACAAAACAGGAAACGTGTCGAACTCATAATTACTTCTTGCATCTTAATCTAACGGACTAGGGAAGCAATTCTTGTTTCGTAAGAACGTTCAACGCTCTCGCGACCAATGCTCTGCTCACAGTGGCTGCTGTGTCCTCGATAATCGGACTGGCTATGTCCAGGACCAATCGTGGATTCGAGTTGAAGAATGTTGCTGCGGCCTCGGCtgcaaaaggaagaaattccaTTCAATTCAATGGACGAGAAGAGAAGAGCAAGTTGGgcaaaataattggaaagcaaaattgaatttttgaaagaaaagattaaagaagaaCACGTAGTACTTTGATCAAGATTAATTGGTATCAGAGGAAAGAGATTCTAACTTACCAGCTGCACTGTGGTTGGGAGGTGCTTTCAACTCGATGTTCCCATTTTCAACCCGAATTTTCGTCACCAACTTGTCGATCTCGATCTTTTGCACCCCCTTCGCGTCCGTCACTTCCTTGCCCTGTGCCTGCACGTCCACCTTCGTGTCAGCTTCGTGCCGGAAGAAAAGAGCATCGAATTAGAAGATGTTGCAGCcttacatttctttctttacaccataaaaatttcactcaCTGAAATTCCCTTTGAAGTTACCAGCTCCGTTCAAAGGAAGCAATAACAGCCTTCCCTGAACGTCGTAGTTCCCGTTCATGTGCACGTGAGGAAGTCGAACCTTGATGTTCACCGACAGATCGTTCGGGTTCGCCTTCAAATCGTCGATCGCGAAATTCGTCGCCCCATAAACGCGAATCTGGCTCATGTTCGCCTTGATCTTCAACGTTTCCAGGTTTCTGTCCACCGTCAACGAGGGTAGGAAGAGCGGGTCCAAGGCTGGCAGCTTCAACGAGGGGATACCGTTGGCGAGGTAAGGGGTTATGGCGTTCAATTGTTGGAGCACGCACACGTTGTATTGTATCAAGTCGTTCGTTCGTGGACACGGCCTTACACCAGGTGctgggaagaagaaaagttttcTTTATTGAAAGATTGAATATTTGGGGaggagttttctttttttaaattaatattaatatagatatataatattaatatagataataataatatagaattaatatagataatattaatattaatatagatcagaaatatttgtaagatTTTATGAAtggaaaagattgaaaatttggggaggaatttttttttttaaaacacgtAAAATGGGATCAGAAGAAGTAAGTTCGTTTTCATCaatgaaaaagattgaaaatttgggaagaaattttttttttaaattaatattaatatggaaTCAGAAGAAGTGTTGTAAGTTTGTTTTTATGAAtggaaaagattgaaaatctggggagaaatttttttttttaaattaatattaatatggaaTCAGAAGAAGTATTTGTAAGtttgttttattgaaaatttggggaggaattttttttttaaacacgcAAAATGGGATCAGAAGAAGTAAGTTCGTTTTTATGAAtggaaaagattgaaaatttggagaggaattttttttttaaattaatattaatatgggATTAGAAAAAGTGTTTATAAgttcattttattgaaaatttgggaaggaattttctttttctaaacacGTAAAATGGGATCAGAAgagataaattcttttttatgaatggaaaagattgaaaatttggagaggaatttttttttaaattaatattaatatggaaTCAGAAGAAGTGTTTGTAAGTTGGtttttataaatggaaaagattgaaaatttagagaggaattttcttttttaaaatactcaaAATGGGATCAGAAGAAGTGTTTGTAAGTTTTATTggggaggaattttttttttaaaacacgtAAAATGGGATCAGAAGAAGTAAgttcatttttatgaaaaagattgaaaatttggggaggaatattcttttttaaaacacgtaaaattaatattaatatagaatcaGAAGTGTTTGTAaagagaaatatcgaaatatatttgtaactaAGTATAATAGTAATTGGAATGGAACAGAGGAAGAAACTATCGAGGTTTCTCTCCCTATCGAGTTTCGCaaagtttctaaaaaaattggaattttcgtTCGAGTTACCAAAGTTCCCTCATTAGCTAAACTTCCTTTTACCTTGCGAAAGGTAAGGTCCTGTGGCATTTCGATGCCAACCAACAGTGAAAACCACGCTGCTCGCGTGTTTCTTAAAgcctataattattttagctGCACTCGGTTTCAGCAATTTGAATGACCTGCTTTCCTTTGCTTAAACGACCAGTTAAACATCtaacaaaattaatctttctatcGCTTTTACGTTTGTTTCATCGTAGTAATTACtcacttattatattattaagtcgtaatactttatttttttaattcaaacttgtaaattattcgcaataaaataattttgtcattGCATTTCTCatcttccctcttttttataatataaatattctctacACTTCTTGTACCATAATTTTGCACTTCTACTTTTGCTTATCTATACATCCAAATCCAGTTTCACAgggaatcgaaaaatttatcacgtgtcgaaaatttaattttgtgtaaaaaatctatcaaaatttttaccagTAAAAAGTTGCCTGCCTATATTCTATCTATAATAAGATTCGTGAAACGGAAATTGGCGAACGAGATCAACGTACCAGATCGAAGCCTAGGGTTACTGAACGATCAACGATGATGATTAAGGAGTCACGGTGGAACGGTTTTTTTTCTGGTTGGAGGCCAGGTCTCTAAAATCGAAAGTGGATACACGCTCGATAGAAAGTGAAATTATACGCTCGCTTTTTCTGCCACTGTAAACTTGAATTCTCGGGGATCATCAGGAAGAGAGCACACGTGTTCGAGAAAGGATCCAGGCAATCATCGATAGATCGTGGCCTATAGCTGTGAAAAGTACGATCGTTCCTCGAAGTACACGTTGTTTAAGTTGTTTCTTGCTCGAAATTTTAAAGGGTCGATCGATGGACTGAGAGATTGGAAGTCGAAATTGAGGGATGATAATGATTTAGAGCGTGGAAAAATTGACAAAGGAGGGATGGAAGTCGAAGTGTCGTTGAGAGATGACAATGATTTTGATTTGGAATGTAGAAAAATTGGTAAAAGAATGTTGTTGagaaatgataatgataattattgggAGAGTAGAAGAATGTATGGAATTTGTGGAAAGTATATACGTAAATATTTGCAGAATGCAAGTGGCATGCggacaaataaaatatccaatttttttttcttaatttaatatttaatttaatatttgttaataatgataataatttaaaggataaagtatatttcatttctaaatattttgcaaagttatttttatcattacgtGAAAAAATTTGGATTCTTCCTTCTCGAGAGATTTTggtttgatcaatttttggaattttgatcAAGTTTGatcaagaataaatttaataaaagaaaaaaaaaattcaagaattattaattattcgtaaaatagtcgaaattattaattattaattattcgtaaaatatttgtcATCCAAGTCTTCTAAGGTGTACTAAGATTGATTAGAAACCCAATATGGCAAGATGTAGAGTGTCAGGTTATAGCACCTGAGCATGATTTAAACTATTATGGATCAATGTTGtttcaatcttctttttcttcgatcgatttacataattgatttttgtttttttaacgtAACGCCATTATGAAATCGAATCGAGGGATAGTTGATTCGATATTTGTTTCGTCATTATCCTTTCTCCTATTCAAATCATACATCATCTGTCGTGTTAAAGAGATTGATTTATACGCAATCtgatctttgaaattattacttcTTAATTCTAGCaagtgattctttttttttaaatttaataattgaataaaaaatatataattcaaacgtGAAAGGAATTCTAATACGAGCTCGATTCCCTTTCCTTATGGAAATGGATCGATTCCATTCACCTCAAAAACGACTCTTGAAACCTCTCGATACGTTCATTGCGTCACATTTTATACAACGTGTCTTTTAAGGTGTCAAGCTTACGCGAGATTGAAAGTTCTTTGatctatgaatttttcaaataatatttctctcgaTCTTGTTAcatccttttttcttcaaatacaaTAAACAAAAGTGGGATTAATTGAACAATCCTCGTCAATTTTCTTACTTCAGAATAATACaggaaatatttaacaatcttaaaatcttcgattttccattgataaatgaatatttttctttaacaaaattaattatccattattttcaaagatcgTATCTCGATATACTATGAGAAAATCTTGCTAAATCGAAGagaatcatttttatcgagagagaaaaCTTCTCTAATCGTTCCATTCAttctacaaattattaaaaaaacaacgaATCACATCCCTTCTCTCTATCCTTTCAAAAGGAAACAAATTTCTACGGAAGTACGCAACGTAGATcaagatcaaaataaaatatctcgagagaaatttgaaaaccTCGAAAGAAATTCAAGCACTTCGACAACACGAACTTaactatttaacaatttaacctCTTCCTatcattcgtaaaaaaaaattccaacgaAAATATACTACTTACTCAACACACTGCTCCTCAACCTTACTTAACAACTTTACTTAATCCTCCTAatcctcttaaaaaaaaaaaaaataaataaatccacaCACGTGGATgaaaaacaaaggaaaaaaaaaatatatacatctcttatttattgaaaatatcggTACTCACGCAGCTCGGCGAATGCAGCCCCGGTGATCCAAGCGGAGATGAGAGCGAGCCCGATTAGGGACGTCATCCTGTCGACTGGCTGGTGTCGTTGGAGGACGTTGGTGGGTGAACGTTGTACCGTTGTTGGAGGGAATCGAAATTAGCAACAGCGATATCGAAAATGCGTGCGATGGCCCGCGCGCCACGGTATATATGAACTAACGCCACTTTCTCCGAGCGAGGCAGAGCCGCCCCACTCGCAGCGATGGTAAAATTTATCACGGTAGAATGCCTCCTTTTAACTCAGTCAGGGCCGTACCGCGTGTACCCGTTTTGCATCCGATAGAATTCGCGATAACCTGGATGCGGAATCGCGCGGAGCTAGGTCAGGATTGATaaagtggaaaaaattttcgagaaactgGAAATAgagatttttcactttttttttttttaatggaacttTGAGAGAAGTTTGAAGGAAGGATGTTACTTTGTTCTTCCGTTGTTTCTCCattgttttttgaataatgattttttaaagattcgaGTTTGGATTTCAAGTTTGGAATACTTTGAAGATTGGTTATTTAAGGGATTCGAGATGCTTTGGTATTTGGATCTTTTTATTCAAAGGTATCAAAGTGTcttgaaattgtttattttagttGGTAAGAATTGTTTTCAAAGATATCttgatattttacttattttggatatttattcTGGTGGTTTGTTTCTTTGTTCATTCAATTTCTGCGtttagaaaaatcaattaagtatattgatcgaattatataatttaatgcgGATTATACAATTGTCACAATATATATCTTGTAGCCATTGGAAAGTGTTGCTTGTTCGAAAGACttgtcatatttaaaatataaatttctgaataaatcgattttgtatttatataataggattttgtataataagattattcaAACTTACATAAATCTTATTCgcaaacaaataaaacatGATTTAAAACGCGACATGATTTAaccataaataaaacatagagagattaaatttctataaactggcaaagtattattattaaattctaagaagaatttttattacaatttattattaacattcttACATTATGTTCtctatattaatgtttaaaaaaattaagtttctcTTTCTAGAAAGaactagaaagaaaaaaaaagaaaaaaaaattaattttctccaatttataataaaatacatttaatccCCGTAATCAGAGAATAATtacagggggagggggagggaggaaagaaaagaaaagagaagaaaagagaagagaagagaagaaaagaaaagaaaagaaaagaaaaattcgattcgaaaatagaaatttacaataatccaTCAAACAAAACGAAGATTTCATTTCTCTCCGCCTACCTACATATTCAATCCcagctaaaatatttttctcatcgggtaatttcttcaatattatagCCTTCTTTAACGACATCCTCGTAATTTCTCTCGCCACTGTCCGAGAATCGCGATAATGATTCATCTCACGATGAATCGTCATTAATCTAACAGGCCACTCGTCCTTGTCGCAAAATTCCACATAATATTTCCTGCAATAAACcgagatttcgaaagagcacggataagaaaaaaattatggttCGTGCAAACAATCGTTAGTCTTATCTTCGAGCATGAGAATCGAAGAGATCCCGATTAACAAGGATTGCTACGATTTTGTAATcgataaatgttttttctttttttgggtCGCCAAATACCGAGTGAATCATTCAAAAACAGAaagtttttgcaattttaggcggaaaaatcttaattgattttttctgTTTCGACTGTTTATCAAGTGTCGTAAGTGAATCGTGTTTCTGATTAGCGATAAGAAATGTTTGAGAAATGTTCtccttgcaaatttttttttctggaacTTTTGACGGAAATTTAGTACTGGATAGAGGAATGgttcaaagtaaaattaatattaggaattttaatcctttataAGAATGTAAAAgcgtgtaattaaaattgattagaattaaatgattgaaatattacCATGTGTGGATCAATAAAGATACATTGAACTTATTTTccagatcaatttttttatttctacattttaaatttttcatatttttataacattttatacattcataatattaattggttatttttcttgcatttcttcttattttgttaagtgtattaatattatata from the Apis mellifera strain DH4 linkage group LG9, Amel_HAv3.1, whole genome shotgun sequence genome contains:
- the LOC552773 gene encoding protein takeout isoform X1 translates to MHALLPRLCLMALLVPVVFAVLPSYIKPCKKRDPDINACITRSIDQLRDKLSAGIPEFEAPPIEPLYLKQIRLSRGPIGARLDVNLTDLRVFGPSTFKVRDLKADVENVVFTFKVNFEKLHFQGKYQIDARVLLLKLTGEGNITGTFTDYDSDVVLRARKVYRDNDIYLNFERMKVKIRIGKAHLHLSNLFGGDTVLAAATHDLLNNNNALFLDEITPVLETSLADLFTDVANKITKSFTYKELFPDD
- the LOC552773 gene encoding protein takeout isoform X2, with the protein product MALLVPVVFAVLPSYIKPCKKRDPDINACITRSIDQLRDKLSAGIPEFEAPPIEPLYLKQIRLSRGPIGARLDVNLTDLRVFGPSTFKVRDLKADVENVVFTFKVNFEKLHFQGKYQIDARVLLLKLTGEGNITGTFTDYDSDVVLRARKVYRDNDIYLNFERMKVKIRIGKAHLHLSNLFGGDTVLAAATHDLLNNNNALFLDEITPVLETSLADLFTDVANKITKSFTYKELFPDD
- the LOC727010 gene encoding circadian clock-controlled protein, whose protein sequence is MTSLIGLALISAWITGAAFAELPPGVRPCPRTNDLIQYNVCVLQQLNAITPYLANGIPSLKLPALDPLFLPSLTVDRNLETLKIKANMSQIRVYGATNFAIDDLKANPNDLSVNIKVRLPHVHMNGNYDVQGRLLLLPLNGAGNFKGNFTDTKVDVQAQGKEVTDAKGVQKIEIDKLVTKIRVENGNIELKAPPNHSAAAEAAATFFNSNPRLVLDIASPIIEDTAATVSRALVARALNVLTKQELLP